TACATACATCTCATCTACATCACATCACTTCCTTGCTCTATTACTATACTCTATCAATGTCCTTTTATGCCACCTTTTGCTCACCGGTTGGCGCCACTCAGCTTGTCCACCTCGTCCTGAAGCGCCCGCAGGTCAGCCAGAAGATCGGGGCTCGTCTGGCTCGAATACCCGTTGCCGTTGAAGGAAGTCTGCGGGGGCGCAGAATGCAACGCCGTAGACCCTCGTCTTGGCGGAGGCGGAACGGGAGCCTCTCGCTGAAATGACACGGGCGGTGGCTGGGGAGATGCAGACTTGTTTCGGGGCGGCGGAGGAGGCGGAGGCACCCGTCGGCCTCCTACAGCATTGTATCCACCGCCGTTTCCAAATGAGGTGGGTGTGGGAGACACGCTCTGTGAACGCGACACTCCGGGCACCATGAGATTGTAGACCGAGTTCATATtatgctgctgctgttgtgactgctgttgctgctgttgctgttgctgttgatggTACTGATGTGGTTGGtattgttgctgctgctgctgctgttgctggccATATGCTTGTTGGGTGTGCGGGGTGGAAAACACGCCAGACAGACCAGAGTAGTTTGTAGCGGCTGCAGATGGCTGGGATTGAGTCTGAGGCTGCGGAGTGGATGCCGGCGAAGGCGAATACGACGAGTTGGCTGATCCGTCGCCGTACGACATGTATCCTGCAAACGACGTGGAAGGAGCTCCTGTAGCCTGTCGGCCCAAGGTAGGCTTAAACGACGAGCCTGTGTTAGAGGGCTGCAGATTGTTATTAGtattgttgctgttgttgctgttgttgctgttgttgttgcccGTGGCCTGAGACACCAGAGCATCTCTGAATGCGTCtcctggagcaggagatcctccaggagcaggagatcCGGTCGCCTGGCTCTGCAGAATGTTTCTGAAAGCATCGCCGGGCGTTTCTCCGTAAGTGCTTCCAAAGGTGATGGGAGGAGGTCCCACCTGGGGTTTGCCGTGGTGCAGCACACTGTCCACCTTGACGTTCTTGAACCCACtgtcctccagagcctcaaTGACCTCgttttcgtcgtcctcaCCAGTCGAAGGGTTCGGAGGAGGGGCTTGTTGGATCGGAGCAGTCACAGTCACCGGAGGTGGtggctgctgatgctgctgaggaggaggtggaggctgcgactgctgttgctgagaCTGAGGTTGAACTTCAGCTTGAAGATCCTGCTCAGTCTGGTGCATATATGCCATGAATGACGTTCGAGGTGGAGGCCCCGTCTGCTGGCGTTCCAGAGGCTTGGGTTCATCCTCTTGGGCCGTATCATCATCCAACAAATCC
This genomic interval from Yarrowia lipolytica chromosome 1E, complete sequence contains the following:
- a CDS encoding uncharacterized protein (Compare to YALI0E11165g, weakly similar to KLLA0F02596g Kluyveromyces lactis no start, similar to Saccharomyces cerevisiae SCD5 (YOR329C); ancestral locus Anc_7.66), whose translation is MESIRYEQLSLTEDEIRAYSRWYTDLLLRKGKESIVVGDVLTFVDNFGVKDEDKQKILNACGQHLVNLDPGQFYGFLRLVSHALNGSNVSAAMIYQPAPLLRPKSILSRKRKNSEPELAVTPTGTPLDINSFTSLLLTGDRRKKSKKKVQFTSEPPQVTAAAGRTLEELMRQRQSGSAPVYSQSMSDLLDDDTAQEDEPKPLERQQTGPPPRTSFMAYMHQTEQDLQAEVQPQSQQQQSQPPPPPQQHQQPPPPVTVTAPIQQAPPPNPSTGEDDENEVIEALEDSGFKNVKVDSVLHHGKPQVGPPPITFGSTYGETPGDAFRNILQSQATGSPAPGGSPAPGDAFRDALVSQATGNNNSNNSNNSNNTNNNLQPSNTGSSFKPTLGRQATGAPSTSFAGYMSYGDGSANSSYSPSPASTPQPQTQSQPSAAATNYSGLSGVFSTPHTQQAYGQQQQQQQQQYQPHQYHQQQQQQQQQQSQQQQHNMNSVYNLMVPGVSRSQSVSPTPTSFGNGGGYNAVGGRRVPPPPPPPRNKSASPQPPPVSFQREAPVPPPPRRGSTALHSAPPQTSFNGNGYSSQTSPDLLADLRALQDEVDKLSGANR